A window of the Mucilaginibacter sp. cycad4 genome harbors these coding sequences:
- a CDS encoding TIM barrel protein, with the protein MKRRNFVQSSVLAGASLFTTGVLKASTLTGCTEPAGEAAAVAGDKPFNLNYGIHDGMFKNHAGDDFIDQIKFAYDKGFRAIEDNGMSGRPVEQQKKIGDTLAKLGMAMGVFVQPGLGNDSNMLATGNADQVEKFIASCKQAVEVAKRIGSKLVTVVPGDFARKLPIGVQTGNVIEAIKKGTAILEPHGIIMVLEPLSDNPDLFLRTPDQAYAICKAVGSPSCKILYDMYHVQRNQGNIIPTLDWVYDEIGYYQIGDNPGRKEPGTGEVNYKNIFKHIYSKGYKGVMGMEHGTAGTGKEGELALIKAYREADSFI; encoded by the coding sequence ATGAAACGCAGAAACTTTGTTCAAAGCTCGGTGCTGGCCGGGGCCTCGTTATTTACTACAGGTGTTTTAAAAGCCTCCACACTTACCGGCTGTACTGAACCCGCAGGTGAAGCAGCCGCTGTAGCCGGCGATAAGCCTTTTAACCTTAACTATGGCATTCACGACGGCATGTTTAAAAACCATGCAGGCGATGATTTTATCGACCAGATAAAATTTGCTTACGATAAAGGTTTTCGTGCTATTGAGGACAACGGGATGAGCGGCCGACCGGTTGAGCAGCAAAAAAAGATAGGTGATACATTGGCAAAGCTGGGTATGGCCATGGGCGTTTTTGTGCAGCCGGGCCTGGGTAATGACAGTAACATGCTGGCGACCGGCAATGCCGACCAGGTAGAAAAGTTTATAGCTTCCTGCAAGCAGGCGGTTGAAGTAGCCAAACGCATAGGCAGCAAGCTGGTTACTGTTGTCCCCGGCGATTTTGCACGTAAGCTGCCTATCGGTGTGCAAACAGGCAATGTTATTGAAGCCATTAAAAAGGGGACTGCTATACTGGAGCCGCACGGCATTATTATGGTGCTTGAACCGCTAAGCGATAATCCGGACCTGTTTCTGCGTACGCCCGACCAGGCGTATGCCATTTGCAAGGCCGTAGGGAGCCCCTCATGCAAAATTCTGTATGATATGTACCATGTTCAGCGTAACCAGGGTAATATTATTCCAACCCTTGACTGGGTATACGATGAGATAGGCTATTACCAGATAGGGGATAACCCGGGCCGTAAAGAACCCGGTACAGGCGAGGTAAACTATAAAAACATATTCAAGCACATTTATAGCAAAGGCTATAAAGGCGTAATGGGTATGGAGCATGGTACTGCCGGAACAGGAAAAGAAGGTGAACTTGCATTAATTAAAGCATATCGCGAGGCAGACAGTTTTATTTAA
- a CDS encoding YbjQ family protein, producing the protein MDTSLITTSTALEGYKVTRHLGVVRGITVRSRSALGNIAGGFQSLFGGRLSIYVELCENAREEAYQLLIQHAQAIGANAIINMRYDANEVMQGVTEVLAYGTAVVVEKV; encoded by the coding sequence ATGGATACATCACTTATTACTACCAGTACAGCCTTAGAGGGCTACAAGGTTACCAGGCATTTGGGCGTTGTACGCGGCATTACGGTGCGGAGCCGGAGCGCACTGGGCAATATTGCAGGCGGTTTTCAGTCGCTGTTTGGCGGCAGGCTTTCAATTTATGTTGAGCTGTGCGAAAACGCGCGTGAAGAAGCTTACCAGCTTTTGATCCAGCACGCGCAGGCTATTGGCGCCAATGCCATTATTAACATGCGTTATGATGCCAATGAAGTAATGCAGGGCGTTACAGAAGTGCTTGCTTACGGTACCGCCGTTGTGGTTGAAAAAGTTTAA
- a CDS encoding GNAT family N-acetyltransferase: MKHILDNPAWNALITGNEAFSGGNDIAKYFPKEVSPFVATAELSTDNFNLLYNIIPFESHFIFIAPHDIEIPEQWRIVHYLKCLQMVFEGEVPADVSDEDLVLLTEQQVPQMLELTKLTNPGPFIERTIEFGHYRGVFDGDKLVAMAGQRLNPTPYAEVSAVCTHPDYLGRGYAGKLLLNQVKRIKEAGEIPFLHVKSENERAIKVYEKIGFVTRKEMSFYVLRKEPPLNLPPKGRL, encoded by the coding sequence ATGAAACATATACTTGATAACCCTGCCTGGAACGCGCTTATTACCGGTAATGAGGCGTTTTCAGGAGGTAATGATATAGCAAAATATTTCCCGAAGGAGGTTTCTCCCTTTGTTGCTACAGCTGAACTATCGACAGATAATTTTAACCTGCTTTACAATATTATTCCTTTTGAAAGTCATTTTATTTTTATTGCCCCACACGATATTGAAATTCCTGAACAGTGGAGAATAGTGCATTACCTGAAATGCCTGCAAATGGTTTTTGAGGGAGAAGTGCCTGCTGATGTTTCGGACGAAGATCTGGTGTTGCTTACTGAGCAACAGGTACCACAAATGCTTGAACTTACTAAACTAACCAATCCTGGCCCGTTTATAGAGCGAACTATTGAGTTTGGACATTATCGGGGTGTTTTTGATGGCGATAAACTGGTTGCCATGGCCGGTCAGCGCTTAAACCCTACACCTTACGCAGAGGTCAGTGCTGTTTGCACTCATCCTGATTATCTTGGTCGTGGTTATGCAGGTAAGCTATTGCTGAACCAGGTAAAGCGAATTAAAGAAGCCGGGGAGATTCCCTTTTTGCATGTAAAATCCGAAAATGAAAGGGCTATTAAAGTGTATGAGAAGATTGGTTTTGTAACCAGGAAGGAAATGTCATTTTATGTGTTGAGGAAGGAGCCCCCTCTAAATCTCCCCCCGAAGGGGAGACTTTAA
- a CDS encoding HAD family hydrolase yields the protein MPDKIKAVFLDRDGVLNQEMGDYVRRFEDFHVLDNFDALKTLQDRGYMLLVATNQGGLAKGWYTEEELAKMHTHLKQVYHEHGVELTDFFYCPHHPNFTGDCDCRKPKPGLLLQGIAKYNIDPSKSYFIGDRERDVEAGTAAGVKGILIDSDQPISTVLDLID from the coding sequence ATGCCTGATAAAATTAAAGCTGTTTTTTTAGATCGTGATGGTGTGCTGAACCAGGAAATGGGCGATTATGTACGCCGTTTTGAGGATTTCCATGTACTTGATAATTTTGATGCCCTTAAAACCCTGCAGGATCGCGGCTATATGCTGCTTGTTGCTACCAACCAGGGTGGCCTGGCAAAAGGATGGTACACTGAAGAGGAACTGGCAAAAATGCACACTCACCTCAAACAGGTTTATCATGAACACGGAGTTGAACTTACCGACTTTTTTTACTGCCCGCATCACCCCAACTTTACCGGCGACTGCGATTGCCGCAAACCCAAACCGGGACTGCTGCTGCAAGGCATAGCCAAATATAATATCGACCCGTCAAAATCATATTTCATAGGCGACCGCGAGCGCGACGTTGAAGCAGGAACTGCAGCAGGTGTAAAAGGCATCCTGATTGATAGCGATCAGCCGATTAGTACGGTGCTTGATTTGATTGATTAA
- a CDS encoding YciI family protein, translating to MKQYLVTAYDYTDAEALQRRLGARPHHLDGARALKANGNFVLGGAILNEEGKMIGSTMIVQFETDEEMEAWKQNDPYITQKVWESVDVKPFKVADV from the coding sequence ATGAAACAATACCTCGTTACCGCCTATGATTATACCGATGCTGAAGCATTACAACGCCGTTTAGGCGCCCGTCCTCATCATCTTGACGGTGCCAGGGCATTAAAAGCCAATGGTAATTTTGTGTTAGGAGGAGCTATACTGAATGAAGAAGGCAAGATGATAGGCTCAACCATGATAGTACAGTTTGAAACCGACGAAGAGATGGAAGCCTGGAAGCAAAACGATCCGTACATTACCCAAAAAGTATGGGAAAGTGTTGATGTAAAGCCCTTTAAAGTTGCAGACGTTTAA
- a CDS encoding DUF1761 domain-containing protein, with protein MNFQLINWLAVVVAALSAFLVGGIWYSPALFANAWMADNKLSSAELQASSKGRAFGFTAFFSIIMAVNLAMFLADAKTDLAWGATAGFLAGIWTFCAIAIHSLFELKSWRLIFINGGYSVVSLTLMGLILGAWR; from the coding sequence ATGAATTTTCAACTCATCAACTGGCTGGCCGTTGTGGTTGCAGCATTATCTGCGTTTTTAGTTGGCGGTATCTGGTACTCACCTGCCCTGTTTGCTAATGCCTGGATGGCGGATAATAAACTGAGCAGTGCCGAGCTTCAGGCATCCAGTAAAGGGAGGGCCTTTGGCTTTACAGCTTTCTTTTCTATTATTATGGCGGTAAACCTCGCCATGTTTTTAGCTGATGCCAAAACAGATCTTGCCTGGGGGGCAACGGCAGGTTTCCTTGCCGGCATCTGGACATTCTGCGCGATAGCTATTCACAGCCTGTTTGAGCTCAAAAGCTGGCGGCTGATATTTATAAACGGTGGTTACAGCGTGGTATCCCTAACCCTGATGGGCTTGATATTGGGCGCCTGGAGATAA
- a CDS encoding aldo/keto reductase, with the protein MASTTSSIEKTFTIGGDITINRLGYGAMRITGTGIWGPPKDKEESIRVLKRAVELGVNFIDTADSYGPSVSEELIAKALHPYPTDLLIGTKGGLLRTGPNEWPVDASPEHLKEALEGSLKRLQVDRIDLYQLHRIDPKVPAEKSFEFLQKAQQEGKIRHIGLSEVSVEDIKLAQQYFEVVSVQNMYSVDNRKWEAELEYTRDHNIAFIPWFPLGGGNVQGEDILSRIAAKHDATIHQVALSWLLHHSPNILLIPGTSSVKHLEENMRTADIQLSDDDIDVLNSLSEA; encoded by the coding sequence ATGGCAAGCACAACAAGTTCAATTGAAAAAACATTCACCATTGGTGGCGACATTACTATTAATCGTTTGGGTTATGGTGCAATGCGTATTACCGGTACCGGGATCTGGGGACCGCCAAAAGATAAAGAAGAAAGCATCCGTGTGTTAAAACGCGCTGTTGAGCTGGGCGTTAACTTTATTGATACAGCCGATAGTTACGGGCCAAGTGTATCAGAAGAGTTAATTGCCAAAGCCTTGCACCCATACCCTACCGACCTCCTGATAGGTACCAAAGGCGGCTTGTTACGTACCGGCCCCAATGAATGGCCCGTAGATGCTTCGCCGGAGCATTTGAAGGAAGCTCTTGAAGGTAGCCTGAAACGCCTCCAGGTTGATCGTATAGATCTGTACCAGCTACACCGCATTGACCCTAAAGTTCCTGCCGAAAAATCATTTGAGTTTTTGCAAAAAGCACAGCAGGAGGGTAAAATCAGGCATATAGGCTTATCTGAAGTGAGCGTTGAGGATATCAAACTTGCCCAGCAATACTTTGAGGTGGTATCGGTACAAAACATGTACAGCGTTGACAACCGCAAATGGGAAGCCGAGCTGGAATACACCCGCGACCATAACATCGCATTCATTCCATGGTTCCCGCTTGGTGGCGGCAATGTACAGGGCGAAGACATATTGAGCCGTATTGCCGCCAAACATGATGCTACCATTCACCAGGTGGCGTTAAGCTGGTTATTGCATCATTCGCCAAACATCCTGCTTATCCCGGGCACATCAAGTGTTAAACATTTGGAGGAAAATATGAGAACCGCCGATATTCAGCTGTCAGACGATGATATAGATGTGTTGAACAGCCTGTCTGAAGCGTAA
- the hisC gene encoding histidinol-phosphate transaminase — MFDINNILRENIKRLVPYSSARDEYQGEASVFLDANENAFGSPLDQQFNRYPDPLQYDLKKRITEIKGVPPRNIFVGNGSDEAIDILFRSFCNPGVDNVILVPPTYGMYEVSANINDIQARKVNLTEDYQLNLEGIAEAIDKNTKLIFICSPNNPTGNSINRDDIQTLLANFSGIVVVDEAYINFSRQKSFIQELTECANLVVMQTLSKAWGLAGLRVGMAFASEEIIEVMNKVKPPYNVNESSQQLALAALANVGQVNEWIKETLAQRDRLVLQLKDFDFVVDIYPSDANFILVKTTNANGIYDYLVKQGIIVRNRSKVELCEGCLRITVGTPDENTVLLDTLQNFK, encoded by the coding sequence ATGTTCGATATAAATAATATACTCAGAGAAAATATAAAACGTCTTGTACCTTATTCATCGGCACGTGACGAGTACCAGGGCGAGGCAAGCGTTTTCCTGGATGCCAATGAAAATGCTTTTGGCTCCCCTTTAGATCAGCAGTTTAACCGCTACCCTGATCCTTTGCAGTACGATCTAAAAAAACGCATCACCGAAATTAAAGGCGTACCGCCCCGCAATATTTTTGTGGGTAATGGCAGCGATGAAGCTATCGATATCCTGTTCCGCAGCTTTTGCAATCCAGGTGTTGACAACGTGATCCTGGTACCGCCTACTTACGGCATGTACGAGGTATCGGCCAACATCAACGATATCCAGGCCCGCAAAGTAAACCTTACGGAAGATTATCAGCTAAATTTAGAAGGCATTGCCGAAGCTATCGACAAAAACACTAAACTGATCTTTATCTGCTCGCCGAACAACCCTACCGGCAACTCTATTAACCGCGACGATATCCAAACCTTACTGGCTAATTTTAGCGGCATTGTAGTAGTTGATGAGGCTTATATCAACTTTAGCAGGCAAAAATCGTTTATCCAGGAATTGACCGAATGTGCTAACCTTGTAGTGATGCAAACCCTTTCCAAAGCCTGGGGGCTGGCCGGTTTACGCGTGGGCATGGCCTTCGCCAGCGAAGAGATCATTGAGGTGATGAATAAGGTAAAACCACCTTATAATGTTAACGAATCCTCGCAGCAACTGGCTTTGGCAGCTTTGGCAAACGTTGGCCAGGTTAACGAATGGATCAAAGAAACCCTTGCCCAGCGCGACAGGTTGGTTTTGCAACTGAAAGATTTTGATTTTGTGGTAGATATTTACCCGTCAGATGCCAATTTCATCCTCGTTAAAACCACCAACGCCAACGGCATTTATGATTACCTCGTTAAACAGGGCATCATAGTACGCAACCGCTCCAAAGTTGAGCTTTGCGAAGGTTGCCTCCGCATCACCGTTGGTACTCCCGACGAAAACACTGTTTTACTGGACACGCTACAAAACTTCAAATAA
- a CDS encoding galactokinase: protein MKNNLHQEFIKIFNKEADNAYFSPGRVNLIGEHIDYNGGLVMPCAITFGTYLLTSPNEDGVFRFRSLNFSEQKDIPLQLHYEKTGENWFNFPIGVIDRFIKDGHPLKGLDMLFYGDIPIGSGLSSSASIEVVTSYALNDLFNSGYSKLDLVKLSKHVENNFIGVNCGIMDQFAVAFGEKNKALMLNCDTLDYQAVDSNLGEYVLAIINTNKPRKLAESKYNERVEECQAALMALQQQLDIKHLCEINSTTFEQYKHLITDPVVLKRAKHVIEENDRVKLAATALANNNLAEFGRLMYASHDSLRDLYEVSGVELDAVVEYSKTNPDVAGARMTGAGFGGCAIALVKGDAFDNFSKEITEYYTQKIGYAPSVYSSLIGDGVGVLASVLN, encoded by the coding sequence ATGAAGAATAATTTGCACCAGGAATTTATTAAGATCTTTAACAAAGAAGCAGACAACGCGTACTTTTCGCCCGGTCGTGTAAACCTTATTGGCGAACATATTGATTATAACGGAGGTTTGGTTATGCCATGCGCCATTACTTTTGGTACTTATTTACTAACCTCTCCTAATGAGGATGGCGTTTTCCGCTTCAGGAGTTTAAATTTTAGTGAGCAAAAAGATATCCCGCTGCAACTTCATTATGAAAAAACCGGCGAAAACTGGTTTAACTTTCCAATTGGTGTTATTGACCGTTTTATTAAGGATGGGCATCCGTTAAAAGGCCTGGATATGTTGTTTTACGGCGATATCCCAATTGGCTCGGGCTTGTCATCATCAGCTTCTATCGAGGTGGTTACTTCATATGCGCTTAACGACTTGTTTAACAGCGGCTACAGCAAGCTCGACCTGGTTAAACTGTCAAAACATGTAGAAAACAATTTCATTGGCGTTAACTGCGGTATCATGGACCAGTTTGCAGTTGCCTTTGGCGAAAAGAACAAAGCCCTGATGCTTAACTGCGATACCCTGGATTACCAGGCGGTTGACAGCAATCTTGGCGAATATGTACTTGCCATAATCAACACTAATAAACCCCGCAAACTGGCCGAATCGAAATACAACGAACGTGTAGAGGAGTGCCAGGCGGCCTTGATGGCCTTGCAACAGCAACTGGATATTAAACATCTTTGCGAGATCAATAGCACTACTTTTGAGCAATACAAACACCTGATAACCGATCCTGTTGTTTTGAAACGCGCCAAACACGTAATTGAAGAGAACGACCGTGTAAAACTGGCCGCAACAGCCCTTGCAAATAACAACCTGGCCGAATTTGGCAGGCTGATGTACGCCTCACATGATTCCCTGCGCGATTTATACGAGGTAAGCGGTGTTGAACTGGACGCTGTTGTCGAGTACAGCAAAACCAATCCTGACGTTGCGGGTGCCCGTATGACGGGGGCAGGTTTTGGCGGTTGTGCCATTGCCCTGGTAAAAGGTGATGCGTTTGATAATTTCAGCAAAGAGATAACCGAATACTACACGCAAAAAATAGGATACGCTCCCTCTGTTTACAGCTCGCTAATTGGCGACGGTGTAGGTGTACTGGCCTCAGTGCTTAACTAA
- the hisD gene encoding histidinol dehydrogenase: MKTYNYSELTASDIQKLVQRNIDPANEIRTIVEDVIANVQQHGDSALLDYALKFDKVELNKLYLDKAELEEIAKAISADQKAALETAYNNIYKFHQTQLKAEDKVETMPGVTCWRELRPIEKVGLYIPGGSAVLPSTFLMLGIPARIAGCHEIVVCSPPQKNGKVNAFIAYVALMLGIDKIYLAGGSQAVAAMAYGTETVTKVDKIFGPGNQFVTKAKTIIQSTTTTAIDMPAGPSEVLVIADETAIPAYIAADLLAQAEHGIDSQAVLVCTSADVAQKAIAEVEKQLPVLPRGEIAKMAIDNSYVVITDSLSEAMSFSNQYAPEHLILATGSWEQITGSIINAGSVFLGNLTPESAGDYASGTNHTLPTSSYARAYSGVSVDSFVKKITFQHITREGINNIGPTVEVLAELEGLHAHRNAVSIRNNS, from the coding sequence ATGAAGACATACAACTATTCAGAACTTACCGCATCCGATATTCAGAAACTGGTTCAACGGAATATTGACCCGGCCAACGAGATCAGGACTATTGTTGAGGATGTGATTGCCAACGTGCAACAGCATGGCGACAGTGCCTTACTTGATTATGCTTTAAAGTTTGACAAGGTGGAGCTGAACAAGCTTTACCTTGATAAAGCCGAACTGGAAGAAATTGCCAAAGCCATATCTGCCGATCAGAAAGCAGCTCTGGAAACAGCGTACAACAACATTTACAAGTTTCACCAAACGCAGCTAAAAGCCGAGGACAAGGTTGAAACCATGCCCGGCGTAACCTGCTGGCGCGAACTAAGGCCGATTGAAAAAGTTGGCCTTTATATCCCCGGCGGTTCGGCGGTATTGCCAAGTACGTTTTTGATGCTGGGGATTCCGGCACGTATTGCCGGTTGCCATGAAATAGTAGTTTGCTCCCCTCCACAAAAAAATGGTAAGGTAAATGCCTTTATAGCTTATGTGGCACTGATGCTGGGGATCGATAAGATCTATCTGGCAGGTGGTTCGCAGGCTGTGGCGGCCATGGCGTACGGAACAGAAACAGTTACTAAAGTTGATAAGATTTTTGGGCCGGGTAACCAGTTTGTAACCAAGGCTAAAACCATTATTCAGTCAACCACCACAACGGCGATTGATATGCCTGCAGGGCCGTCGGAAGTATTGGTTATTGCAGATGAAACCGCCATTCCGGCATACATAGCAGCCGATCTGCTGGCCCAGGCCGAGCACGGCATCGACAGCCAGGCTGTATTGGTTTGTACCTCTGCTGATGTTGCCCAAAAAGCCATAGCCGAAGTTGAAAAACAACTGCCTGTTTTGCCCCGTGGAGAAATAGCCAAAATGGCTATCGATAATTCATATGTGGTGATTACCGATAGCCTGAGCGAAGCCATGAGTTTCAGTAATCAATATGCTCCTGAGCACCTGATCCTGGCAACCGGTAGCTGGGAACAGATCACCGGAAGTATCATCAACGCGGGTTCGGTATTTTTAGGAAACCTGACCCCCGAAAGTGCCGGTGACTATGCATCAGGCACCAACCATACCCTGCCAACCAGCAGTTATGCCAGGGCTTATTCGGGCGTATCGGTTGATTCGTTTGTGAAAAAGATTACGTTCCAGCACATCACCCGCGAGGGCATCAACAATATCGGCCCAACAGTTGAAGTATTAGCAGAGTTGGAGGGTTTACATGCGCACAGAAACGCGGTAAGCATCAGAAACAATAGTTAA
- a CDS encoding GNAT family protein, protein MLSPNFNPFPVLITERLILRRFTRDDAASLFEMRSNQTVMQYIHRPINKTIDDAVALIDVIEDLLGKNDGITWCICLKNNDKYIGSIGFWRIEKDSHRAEIGYLLNPVYQGQGLMQEAITAAIDYGFNVIKLHSIGAYVSPGNFASIKLLLKNNFVQEAYFKEDHLYNGRFEDTMVYSLLTQT, encoded by the coding sequence ATGCTTAGCCCCAACTTTAATCCGTTCCCTGTTTTAATAACTGAGCGCCTTATATTAAGGCGTTTTACCCGTGATGACGCTGCCAGTCTGTTTGAAATGCGATCAAACCAAACCGTAATGCAGTACATTCACCGGCCAATCAATAAAACCATTGACGACGCCGTTGCGCTGATAGATGTGATAGAAGACCTGCTTGGCAAAAATGATGGTATTACCTGGTGTATCTGCCTGAAAAACAATGATAAATATATTGGGAGCATAGGTTTTTGGCGGATAGAGAAAGATAGTCACCGTGCGGAGATCGGGTATCTTTTAAACCCGGTATACCAGGGGCAGGGGCTCATGCAGGAGGCAATAACAGCCGCTATCGACTATGGTTTTAATGTGATCAAACTGCACTCTATAGGGGCCTATGTAAGTCCGGGAAATTTCGCTTCAATTAAATTATTGCTCAAAAATAATTTTGTTCAGGAGGCATATTTTAAGGAAGATCATTTGTATAACGGTCGTTTTGAGGATACGATGGTTTATTCGTTATTAACACAAACTTAA
- the hisG gene encoding ATP phosphoribosyltransferase produces MKTLKIAIQKSGRLNEKSVELLKNCGLNFENYKSSLISPVSNFPLEILFLRDDDIPEYVQDGIADLGIVGENVIQETEVEVSYLQRLGFGKCSLKIAVPNNSDINSLADLHGKAIATTYPAILGKFLKGQNITSDIRTISGSVEISPGLGLSDAICDLVSTGGTLKSNGLKPFADVMSSEAVLIGSKAIAESDLVLELIQRIQSVLRAKETKYVVLNVEKKNLEAVIALLPGVKSPSVVPLAEEGWVAVHTVIPERDFWDRISQLKQAGAQGIVVMPIEKIIL; encoded by the coding sequence TTGAAAACACTTAAAATAGCTATCCAAAAATCGGGTAGGCTCAACGAAAAATCTGTTGAATTGCTAAAAAATTGCGGCTTAAACTTTGAAAACTACAAAAGCTCGCTTATTTCTCCGGTATCCAATTTCCCTTTAGAGATCCTTTTTCTTCGTGATGACGATATTCCTGAATATGTGCAGGATGGTATTGCCGATCTGGGTATTGTTGGTGAAAACGTGATCCAGGAAACTGAAGTTGAGGTAAGCTACCTGCAGCGCCTTGGTTTTGGCAAATGCTCGCTCAAAATAGCTGTACCTAACAACAGCGATATCAATTCACTTGCCGACCTGCACGGCAAAGCAATTGCAACTACCTACCCTGCCATTTTAGGCAAGTTTTTAAAAGGCCAAAATATTACTTCAGATATCCGCACCATTTCAGGTTCGGTTGAAATTTCACCGGGCTTGGGTTTGAGCGACGCCATTTGCGACCTGGTTTCAACCGGTGGTACACTGAAAAGTAACGGGTTGAAACCATTTGCCGATGTAATGTCGTCGGAAGCGGTATTGATTGGCAGCAAAGCCATTGCCGAAAGCGACCTTGTATTAGAGCTGATCCAGCGCATTCAATCTGTTTTGCGTGCCAAAGAGACTAAATATGTGGTACTTAACGTTGAAAAAAAGAACCTTGAGGCTGTTATTGCTTTACTGCCCGGGGTAAAAAGCCCGTCGGTAGTACCATTGGCCGAAGAAGGCTGGGTAGCAGTACACACAGTAATCCCCGAACGTGATTTCTGGGATCGCATAAGCCAGCTCAAACAAGCCGGCGCACAGGGCATTGTGGTAATGCCTATTGAGAAGATCATTTTATAG
- a CDS encoding YdeI/OmpD-associated family protein — MNALAKKLLIKPNSRWLLQNAPANYLESLSPLPDGAEAIFNTDGGFDGIQLFVTNSTELASELKVITPMLKADTIFWIIYPKKSSGIQTDLEMMSTWDAPAQYGLRPVASAAVNEVWTALRFRPIEAVKVSAGRNEAVRNNEYGDYIDVDNKIVILPDYVKETLEQHPGALDYFQSLAYSHKKEYVLWILTAKQEKTRHDRLTKMVEMLQNKKKNPSEK; from the coding sequence ATGAACGCTCTTGCTAAAAAATTACTGATCAAACCCAATTCGCGCTGGCTGCTGCAAAATGCGCCCGCAAATTATTTAGAGAGCCTTAGTCCACTGCCCGACGGTGCGGAGGCTATTTTTAATACCGATGGCGGGTTTGATGGCATCCAGCTATTTGTAACCAACAGTACAGAACTGGCATCGGAGCTTAAGGTGATCACACCTATGCTTAAAGCCGATACCATTTTCTGGATCATTTACCCCAAAAAGAGTTCGGGCATCCAAACCGACCTGGAGATGATGAGCACTTGGGATGCTCCCGCGCAATATGGGTTGCGCCCGGTAGCCTCTGCGGCGGTTAACGAGGTATGGACGGCCTTGCGTTTCCGCCCTATTGAAGCTGTAAAGGTTTCAGCAGGGCGTAATGAGGCTGTACGGAATAATGAATACGGCGATTATATCGACGTAGATAATAAGATAGTAATTCTTCCTGATTACGTAAAAGAAACATTGGAGCAACACCCGGGAGCGCTTGACTATTTTCAATCACTTGCTTACAGCCATAAAAAAGAATATGTGCTTTGGATCCTCACGGCCAAGCAGGAAAAAACCCGGCATGACCGTTTAACTAAAATGGTAGAAATGCTGCAAAATAAAAAGAAAAACCCTTCGGAAAAATAA
- a CDS encoding RNA methyltransferase has product MRKLKLDELNRATVDEFKAQDKLPVAVVLDNVRSMHNIGSIFRTSDGFAVEQICLCGITAQPPHREIEKTALGATQSINWTYYETPLQAVEQLRKDGYQIIAIEQAENSTMLHEFKPTEDGKYAFIFGNEVNGVSDEVMQVTDACIEIPQFGTKHSFNIVVSAGIVLWDFFAKMAI; this is encoded by the coding sequence ATGCGCAAATTAAAATTGGATGAGCTGAACCGGGCTACGGTTGATGAATTTAAAGCACAGGATAAATTGCCGGTAGCCGTGGTGCTTGATAATGTGCGGAGCATGCACAACATCGGCTCTATTTTCCGCACTTCGGATGGGTTTGCCGTTGAACAGATCTGCCTTTGCGGCATCACCGCCCAGCCCCCCCATCGCGAAATTGAAAAAACAGCCCTCGGCGCAACCCAATCCATTAACTGGACCTATTACGAAACCCCCTTACAAGCTGTTGAGCAATTAAGAAAAGATGGTTACCAGATCATAGCCATTGAGCAGGCCGAAAACAGCACCATGCTGCACGAGTTTAAACCTACCGAAGACGGCAAATATGCGTTCATTTTTGGCAACGAGGTAAACGGCGTGAGCGATGAGGTGATGCAGGTTACTGATGCCTGCATCGAAATCCCCCAGTTTGGCACCAAGCATTCGTTCAATATTGTAGTATCGGCAGGGATCGTGCTTTGGGACTTTTTTGCTAAGATGGCGATATAA